The proteins below come from a single Gavia stellata isolate bGavSte3 chromosome 8, bGavSte3.hap2, whole genome shotgun sequence genomic window:
- the LOC104253010 gene encoding intraflagellar transport protein 70B, with protein sequence MEAAPVPDGQYTAVVYGLIGGGRCGEAVSLLSRELQKSCRSRGGLSLLGYCHYQLQDFAAAAECYEQLVALHPELDAYRLYQAQALYKAGLYAEALRAASPLLDIPAYQGRALRLQAAIHYAQGDLPAAKSLVEEALAAAADSGPGAAEDPSERADAEINLGCLLYRQGRHEEASGKFAGAMQVLGYCPELSYNMALCCYAAKQYVPALKHISDIIERGIHQHPELSVGMTTEGIDVRSVGNTLLLHRTALVEAFNLKAAIEYQLRNLKAAQEALTDMPPRAEEELDPVTLHNQALMNMDSQPTEGFEKLQFLLLQNPCPPETFGNLLLLYCKHQYYDLAADVLAENAHLTYKLLTPYLYNFLDAIITCQTAPEEAFHKLDDSAGTLTEQLRKLTKQVQEARQNWDDEAVKKAVSEYDETLEKYVPVLMAQAKIYWDMKNYTMVEKIFRKSVEFCNEHEVWKLNVAHVLFMQENKYKEAISFYEPIVKKHYDNILQVSAIVLANLCVSYILTSQNEEAEELMRKIEKGEEQLSYDNPDKNIYHLCIVNLVIGTLYCVKGNYDFGISRVIKSLEPYNKKLSTDTWYYAKRCFLSLLENMSKHMIMLRDSVIQECVQFLKQCELYGRNIPAVIEQPLEEKRMHSGKNTVTYEARLLRALMYRIIEWTA encoded by the coding sequence ATGGAGGCCGCGCCAGTGCCCGACGGGCAGTACACGGCCGTCGTCTACGGGCTGATCGGTGGCGGGCGGTGCGGGGAGGCGGTGTCGCTGCTGAGCCGCgagctgcagaagagctgccGCTCCCGGGGCGGCCTCTCCCTGCTGGGCTACTGCCACTACCAGCTGCAGGACTTCGCGGCGGCGGCCGAGTGCTACGAGCAGCTGGTGGCGCTGCACCCCGAGCTGGACGCGTACCGGCTGTACCAGGCGCAGGCCCTCTACAAGGCCGGACTCTACGCCGAGGCCCTGCGGGCCGCCAGCCCGCTGCTGGACATCCCCGCCTACCAGGGCCGGGCCCTGCGCCTGCAGGCGGCTATCCACTACGCCCAGGGCGACCTCCCGGCGGCCAAGAGCCTGGTGGAGGAGGCGCTCGCCGCCGCTGCGGACAGTGGCCCTGGAGCAGCCGAGGATCCCTCGGAGCGGGCTGATGCCGAGATCAACCTGGGCTGCCTGCTGTACCGGCAGGGGCGGCACGAAGAGGCCAGCGGCAAGTTTGCCGGCGCCATGCAAGTGTTGGGCTACTGCCCTGAGCTGTCTTACAACATGGCGCTGTGCTGCTACGCAGCCAAGCAGTATGTCCCTGCCCTCAAACACATCTCCGATATCATAGAGCGCGGCATCCACCAGCACCCAGAGCTCAGCGTGGGCATGACCACTGAGGGCATTGATGTCCGCAGCGTCGGCAACACTCTGCTCCTGCACCGCACGGCCCTGGTGGAGGCCTTCAATCTCAAGGCGGCCATTGAGTACCAACTGCGCAACCTGAAAGCGGCCCAGGAGGCGCTCACAGATATGCCACCGAGGGCTGAAGAGGAGCTGGATCCAGTCACGCTGCACAACCAAGCACTAATGAACATGGACAGCCAGCCCACTGAAGGGTTtgagaaactgcagtttcttctgctgcagaaCCCCTGTCCTCCAGAAACTTTTGGAAACTTGCTACTCCTCTATTGCAAGCATCAGTACTACGACCTAGCAGCTGATGTGCTGGCAGAGAATGCCCATCTCACCTACAAACTGCTCACACCTTACTTGTACAACTTCTTGGATGCCATTATTACTTGCCAAACTGCCCCTGAGGAGGCTTTCCACAAGCTAGATGATTCAGCAGGGACACTGACCGAGCAGCTGAGAAAACTCACAAAGCAGGTACAGGAAGCTAGGCAAAATTGGGATGATGAAGCTGTAAAAAAGGCAGTTAGTGAGTATGATGAGACTCTGGAAAAATATGTACCTGTTTTGATGGCCCAGGCAAAGATCTACTGGGACATGAAGAACTACACAATGGTAGAAAAGATTTTCCGCAAATCGGTGGAGTTCTGTAACGAACACGAGGTGTGGAAGCTCAATGTGGCTCACGTGCTCTTCATGCAGGAGAACAAGTATAAGGAGGCTATTAGCTTCTATGAGCCGATAGTTAAAAAGCACTATGACAACATTCTCCAAGTCAGTGCCATTGTGTTAGCTAACCTCTGCGTTTCCTACATCCTGACAAGCCAGAATGAAGAGGCAGAGGAACTGATGAGGAAGATTgagaagggagaagagcagCTGTCCTATGATAATCCTGATAAAAATATCTACCATCTTTGCATTGTCAATCTAGTCATTGGTACCCTCTACTGTGTGAAGGGAAACTATGACTTTGGTATTTCAAGGGTCATTAAAAGCCTGGAGCCATATAACAAAAAACTGAGCACTGATACATGGTATTACGCCAAACGGTGTTTCCTGTCCTTGCTGGAGAACATGTCCAAGCACATGATCATGCTACGTGACAGCGTTATTCAAGAGTGCGTTCAGTTTCTGAAGCAGTGTGAGCTGTATGGAAGAAACATCCCAGCTGTCATTGAGCAACCCCTTGAAGAGAAGAGGATGCACAGTGGGAAAAATACAGTTACCTACGAAGCCAGGCTTTTGAGGGCACTGATGTATAGGATCATTGAGTGGACTGCGTAA